The following are from one region of the Odontesthes bonariensis isolate fOdoBon6 chromosome 16, fOdoBon6.hap1, whole genome shotgun sequence genome:
- the LOC142401185 gene encoding cytoskeleton-associated protein 2 → MDNITVSRRNHTNRKGNKENAPPAHGAKSSIKGDKTSAVQIQLKGNKKEETVAKDEPLKAKPLSGGALKKVKPVQRDERGAAAARNMRQTHSQVFLTEQAVKQKKIIAEAPKQPAAVVPSKSALGLYKGKIVQSKIGSIWKSNDNVGAADPKPTAPKTERQRVGNMATKNFSKSVAVMPRRGTQKPAQARSKSVSDVPDQLSKPAASSRRPAGFYSARPPTRTVSATLTTASSRNTTVAPIKASGNQNSKPKVVVADKKVNKPTVSSTLSQYRFTVVTAEERRAKLADWLASKGKTLKRPAMATAAPLKNEVSAKAEDNLKPQSHAEHKLVTQFKPDPSLEAPKLDSAVPAHYADTQGAEVTKHSQTPEIMDTTLDLLENSDSGVDDIVLNLCDALEAMMTPSTSSDNELVRATDESDVETDCGEPVDECKTDELKNEVLEDICQQPKVEQVKDEEESNDQKVEDVESDEDVMETTPQLNDASVIKYSVKTTPYLQSVRKTIEGETGASSAKRKSSIKDLKFLTPVRRSCRIQRKSSCLPTMLVDHDPCVSSLAELVRLDDDPNAYIYRRNPALLEELPDQNRL, encoded by the exons ATGGACAACATCACAGTTTCAAGACGAAACCACACCAATAGGAAA GGAAACAAGGAAAATGCTCCGCCTGCACATGGAGCCAAGTCTTCTATCAAAGGAGACAAAACATCTGCTGTTCAAATCCAGCTAAAAGGCAACAAAAAGGAAGAGACGGTAGCAAAAGATGAGCCTCTTAAAGCAAAGCCATTATCTGGGGGGGCTCTGAAAAAGGTGAAGCCTGTCCAGAGAGATGAGAGAGGAGCTGCCGCTGCTCGTAACATGCGTCAAACGCATAGCCAAGTCTTCCTCACTGAACAGGCTGTGAAGCAGAAGAAAATCATTGCAGAGGCTCCAAAGCAACCAGCAGCTGTGGTGCCATCAAAATCTGCTCTGGGATTGTACAAAGGCAAGATTGTTCAGTCAAAAATTGGCTCTATTTGGAAGTCAAATGATAATGTGGGTGCAGCAGATCCCAAACCAACAGCACCTAAAACTGAGCGACAAAGGGTTGGAAACATGGCCACAAAGAACTTCTCCAAATCTGTTGCTGTGATGCCTAGGCGTGGCACACAAAAGCCTGCGCAAGCAAGGTCCAAGTCAGTTTCTGATGTACCGGATCAGCTGTCCAAGCCCGCTGCCAGCAGCCGTCGTCCTGCTGGATTCTACTCCGCTCGCCCTCCTACCAGAACTGTCTCTGCAACTTTAACAACTGCCAGCTCCAGAAACACTACTGTTGCTCCCATTAAGGCAAGTGGGAATCAAAATTCAAAGCCAaaggttgtggtggctgacaaGAAGGTTAACAAACCAACAGTCTCAAGCACCCTCAGCCAGTACAGATTTACTGTGGTGACAGCAGAGGAGAGAAG GGCGAAACTGGCTGATTGGCTGGCCTCCAAGGGTAAGACTCTAAAAAGGCCTGCAATGGCAACTGCAGCACCTTTGAAAAATGAAGTTTCTGCAAAAGCGGAAGATAATCTCAAACCTCAGTCTCATGCTGAGCATAAGCTGGTCACACAGTTCAAACCTGATCCCAGTCTGGAGGCACCTAAGCTGGACTCTGCGGTCCCTGCTCACTATGCAGATACTCAGGGGGCAGAAGTAACAAAACACAGTCAAACTCCGGAGATAATGGACACTACGCTGGACCTGCTTGAAAACTCTGACTCGGGAGTGGATGAT ATTGTTTTGAACCTCTGTGATGCCTTGGAGGCCATGATGACTCCATCTACAAGCAGTGATA ATGAACTTGTACGGGCGACAGATGAGAGTGACGTTGAAACGGACTGCGGCGAACCAGTAGACGAATGTAAAACAGATGAGCTGAAGAATGAGGTGCTTGAGGACATTTGTCAGCAGCCAAAGGTTGAGCAAGTGAAGGATGAAGAAGAAAGCAATGACCAGAAAGTGGAGGATGTGGAAAGTGATGAAGATGTGATGGAGACAACACCACAGCTGAATGATGCCTCTGTAATAAAGTACAGCGTGAAGACAACCCCGTACTTACAAAG TGTCAGAAAAACGATTGAAGGTGAGACCGGTGCAAGTTCGGCCAAGAGAAAGAGCAGCATCAAGGATCTTAAGTTTCTGACGCCAGTGCGCCGTTCCTGCCGCATCCAGCGTAAATCCTCCTGCCTGCCGACGATGCTCGTCGATCACGATCCCTGTGTGTCATCACTGGCTGAGCTGGTGAGGCTGGATGATGATCCCAACGCCTACATTTACAGAAGAAATCCTGCACTTCTGGAAGAGCTCCCTGACCAGAACAgactgtga
- the stt3a gene encoding dolichyl-diphosphooligosaccharide--protein glycosyltransferase subunit STT3A: MTKLGFLRLSYEKQDTLLKLLILSMAAVLSFSTRLFSVLRFESVIHEFDPYFNYRTTRFLAEEGFYKFHNWFDDRAWYPLGRIIGGTIYPGLMVTSALLYHVLHFFHITIDIRNVCVFLAPLFSSFTAIVTYHLTKELKDAGAGLLAAAMIAVVPGYISRSVAGSYDNEGIAIFCMLLTYYMWIRAVKTGSVYWSSMCALAYFYMVSSWGGYVFLINLIPLHVLVLMLTGRFSHRIYVAYCTVYCLGTILSMQISFVGFQPVLSSEHMAAFGVFGLCQIHAFVDYLRSKLNAQQFEVLFKSVISLVGFVLLSVGAVLMLTGKISPWTGRFYSLLDPSYAKNNIPIIASVSEHQPTTWSSYYFDLQLLVFMFPVGLYYCFNNLSDARIFIIMYGVTSMYFSAVMVRLMLVLAPVMCILSGIGVSQVLTTYMKNLDVSRPDKKTKKQQDATYPIKNEVASGMILVMAFFLITYTFHSTWVTSEAYSSPSIVLSARGGDGSRIIFDDFREAYYWLRHNTPEDAKVMSWWDYGYQITAMANRTILVDNNTWNNTHISRVGQAMASTEEKAYEIMRELDVSYVLVIFGGLTGYSSDDINKFLWMVRIGGSTDTGKHIKEHDYYTPTGEFRVDREGSPVLLNCLMYKMCYYRFGQVYTEGKRPPGYDRVRNAEIGNKDFELDVLEEAYTTEHWLVRIYKVKDLDNRGLSRT, encoded by the exons ATGACCAAGCTGGGCTTCTTGCGTTTGTCCTATGAGAAACAGGACACACTGCTGAAGCTGCTCATCCTGTCCATGGCTGCTGTCCTCT CATTCTCCACTCGGCTCTTTTCCGTCTTGAGGTTTGAGAGCGTCATCCATGAGTTTGATCC GTACTTCAACTACCGTACAACCCGCTTCCTTGCTGAGGAGGGATTTTACAAGTTCCACAACTGGTTTGATGACAGGGCATGGTATCCTCTGGGGAGGATCATTGGTGGCACCATTTATCCAG GACTGATGGTCACGTCTGCCCTCCTGTACCACGTCCTACATTTTTTCCACATCACCATAGACATCCGTAATGTCTGTGTCTTCCTGGCTCCCTTGTTCTCCTCCTTTACTGCCATTGTCACCTACCACTTGACCAAGGAGCTGAAG gaCGCAGGTGCTGGGCTCCTAGCAGCTGCCATGATTGCAGTGGTGCCTGGTTATATTTCTCGTTCCGTCGCTGGTTCTTATGATAATGAAG GTATTGCCATCTTCTGTATGCTGTTGACTTATTACATGTGGATCAGAGCTGTCAAAACGGGTTCGGTGTACTGGTCATCCATGTGCGCATTAGCGTACTTCTACATG gtttCCTCCTGGGGTGGCTATGTGTTCCTGATCAACCTCATCCCCCTCCACGTCCTGGTGCTGATGCTCACAGGCAGATTCTCTCACCGCATATATGTGGCTTACTGCACAGTTTACTGCCTGGGCACCATCCTCTCCATGCAGATCTCTTTTGTTGGTTTTCAG CCAGTGCTATCATCGGAGCACATGGCAGCCTTTGGTGTGTTTGGCTTGTGCCAGATTCATGCCTTTGTGGACTATCTGCGCAGTAAACTCAATGCGCAGCAGTTTGAGGTGCTGTTCAAGAGTGTCATCTCTCTGGTGGGCTTCGTCCTGCTGTCTGTGGGTGCTGTTCTCATGCTGACAG GTAAAATCTCTCCGTGGACTGGTCGTTTCTACTCCCTGTTGGACCCCTCCTACGCCAAAAACAACATCCCCATCATCGCCTCTGTCTCAGAGCACCAGCCCACAACCTGGTCTTCATACTATTTTGACCTTCAGTTGCTGGTCTTCATGTTTCCAG TTGGTCTTTACTACTGCTTTAACAACCTGTCCGACGCCAGGATCTTCATCATCATGTACGGAGTTACCAGCATGTACTTCTCAGCTGTCATG GTGCGGCTGATGTTGGTACTGGCTCCAGTTATGTGCATCCTGTCGGGCATTGGTGTATCCCAGGTTCTAACCACTTACATGAAGAATTTGGATGTCAGCCGACCGGACAAGAAGACCAAGAAGCAGCAGGACGCCACCTACCCCATTAAAAATGAG GTTGCCAGTGGGATGATTCTGGTCATGGCTTTCTTCCTCATTACATACACCTTTCACTCTACTTGGGTGACCAGTGAAGCCTACTCCTCTCCTTCAATTGTCCTGTCGGCCCGTGGAGGTGACGGCAGCCGCATCATCTTTGATGACTTCAGAGAGGCCTACTATTGGCTCCGCCACAACACACCCGAG GATGCCAAAGTCATGTCATGGTGGGATTATGGCTATCAGATTACTGCCATGGCTAATCGAACCATTCTAGTGGACAACAACACATGGAACAACACGCACATCTCCAGAGTTGGACAG GCTATGGCATCCACAGAGGAGAAAGCCTATGAGATTATGAGGGAGCTGGATGTCAGTTATGTTTTGGTGATCTTTGGAGGACTGACGGGCTATTCCTCAGATG ACATCAATAAGTTTCTGTGGATGGTCCGCATTGGGGGAAGCACTGATACAGGTAAACACATCAAGGAGCATGACTACTACACTCCCACTGGGGAGTTCAGAGTGGACCGCGAGGGCTCCCCTGTCCTGCTCAACTGCCTTATGTACAAGATGTGCTACTACCGCTTTGGGCAGGTCTACACAGAAGGCA AGAGGCCACCTGGTTATGACAGAGTGAGGAATGCTGAAATTGGGAACAAAGACTTTGAACTGGACGTGTTGGAAGAGGCCTACACAACAGAGCACTGGCTGGTCAGGATATACAAG GTGAAAGATCTTGACAACCGAGGTCTTTCGAGGACATAA